The Thiomicrorhabdus lithotrophica DNA segment GAGAATTTGATTGATGTTTCAGACCAAGCGCATGCCGCAGAACATAGTATTGAAGTGCATCTACCTTTTATTCAATCCATGCTTCCCAATGCAAAGATATTACCTCTATTAGATGGCATGGTTTCGGCAGAAAAAGTGAAGCAAATTATTGAGTCTCTATGGGACGATTCAGGTGTGTATTTTGTTATTAGCAGTGATTTAAGCCATTTTCATTCTTATGATCAGGCGCAAGCCTTAGATAAACAAACGGCAGACTTAATTGAATCAGGCGATTGGCAAGCACTTAATGGAAATAGGGCGTGTGGTTATATCGGTATTCAAGGCTTATTGAAGATGCAGGCTAGTCATTCGTTAAAGCTTGAGCAGATTAAACTGATTAATTCTGGTGATACGGCAGGAGATAAGCAAAGAGTAGTGGGTTATGGTTGCTGGTCTGTTTTTGAGCAGGAGATACATTAATGAATTTATTGCCAGAGCAGGTAAATACTGTTTTTGAAATTGCAAAACAGGCGATTGAGTTTGGATTGAATGGACAAGCATTAGATGAAAGTACAGTGGCTTTATCGGCTCATTCTCAATTAAATGAAAAGATAGCAACTTTTGTTACCTTGAACAAGAAAGTAGAGTTGAGAGGCTGTATAGGCTCTTTGCAGGCTCATAGAACATTGGCTGAAGATGTTTTCAGTAATGCCTATTCAGCGGCTTTTAGAGATCCTCGGTTCAAGCCTTTAGCTGAATATGAATTAATTGATTTGGATGTGGAAGTTTCGATTTTAACGCCACCTGAGCCGATAGAAAAATGCTTCACAAAGAGCATGTTACTGGATGGTTTAGAGCCTTATAAAGATGGTTTAATTATTTCTGATGGTGTCAATCGAGCAACGTTTTTACCTTCTGTTTGGGAGCAGTTGCCCGACAAAGAAATGTTTGTGAATCATTTGATGCGCAAAGCTGGGATTGGATTTTGGTCAGACAAGATAAGTTGCCAGCGTTATTACGTTAAATCTTATCGTCGTGAATGGAAAAATATTTGAAGTGATTAGGGGTTTATTATTACGTAGTTTTAATAGGGTTTTTTAATGCAGCTTTAGCTCAAAAAACCTGACCAGGCCTGGTCTTTTCTAAAACAGAAATAAGCTGAATAAATCCCGAATATATGCGGTTATTGATATAGACTTTGTATTGCAAATGCAGTACAATCCGCGTTATTAATTTTTGCGACTGAAATTAAGCAGTTAATTGCAATTTACGGGGTATGAAGCGGGATGATTCAGTTCATTTAGCAACTTAAAAAACGGAGTGAGTCTTCTTTGGAGGCTGGCTCCGTTTTTTTGTATGTGGCGTAGATTTTCGATAATTGACTTATATTTCAAATTCACTTTGGATGGATGAATAAATGACACAGGCTTTGCTGGCACTAGAAGACGGTACCCTTTTTTGGGGAACTTCGCTGGGTGCGGAAGGAGAAACAACAGGTGAGGTAGTATTTAATACTTCATTAACCGGTTATCAAGAAATCTTAACGGATCCTTCTTATTTCAAACAAATTGTTACCTTAACTTACCCGCATATCGGTAATGTTGGTGTAAATGCGGAAGATGAAGAATCGCCAAAAATTATGGCTCAAGGACTGGTTGTAAAAGACTGTCCCGTATTGATGAGTAACTTCCGCGCTGAAAAAAGTCTGCCTGACTATTTAAAAGAACAGAACGTTGTTGCGATTGCGGATATTGATACACGTAAATTGACACGTATTTTGCGTGACAAAGGCGCGCAATCTGGCGTGATTGTTGCCGGTGAAAATATTGATGCAGATGCAGCAGTAGCAAAAGCTAAAGCGTTTAGTGGTCTAAAAGGATTGGATTTAGCTAAAGAAGTGACAACAGCTGAAACTTACGTATGGACTGAAGGTTCATGGGAACTAGGGAAAGGTCATGCTGATTGTTCTGCAAATAATGATTTTCATATTGTTGCCTATGATTATGGCGTTAAGCGTAACATCCTGCGCATGATTGCAGATCGTGGTTGTAAGTTAACAGTAGTGCCTGCAAAAACACCTGCCGAAGAAGTTTTAGCCATGAATCCAGATGGTGTTTTCTTATCAAATGGTCCTGGTGATCCAGAGCCATGTGACTACGCAATTGAAGCGATTCAAAAAGTATTAGAAACAGATGTTCCTGTGTTTGGTATTTGTTTAGGTCACCAGCTACTCGCTCTAGCCAGCGGTGCAAAAACAGTCAAGATGAAGTTCGGTCATCACGGCGCTAACCATCCAGTTCAAAACCTGGATAGCAAAAAAGTCATGATTACTTCGCAAAACCACGGTTTTGCTGTTGATGGTGATTCTCTTCCTGCAAATTTAAAAGCAACACATAAATCGTTATTTGATGGTTCATTACAGGGTATCTCACGTACTGATAAGTCTGCATTTAGCTTCCAAGGACACCCTGAGGCAAGCCCTGGTCCGCACGACGTGGCGCCTTTGTTTGACCAGTTTATCGATAATATTAAAACCGCGAAAAACGCGTAACGGATAGTAGGAAATAGAATGCCAAAAAGAAGTGATATAAAAAGTATTATGATTATTGGTGCTGGCCCTATTATTATCGGTCAAGCATGCGAATTTGATTACTCTGGAGTCCAGGCGTGTAAAGCGCTTAAAGAAGAAGGTTACCGTGTAATCTTGGTGAACTCTAACCCTGCTACGATCATGACTGATCCTGAAATGGCAGATGCAACTTACATTGAACCCATTGAGTGGAAGACGGTAGAAACCATTATCGCTAAAGAGCGTCCAGATGCGATACTTCCTACAATGGGTGGTCAAACAGCTCTTAACTGTGCGCTTGATTTAAATGCGCAAGGCGTTTTAGCAAAATACGATGTTGAACTAATCGGTGCTAACGCTGATGCGATTGATAAAGCTGAAAACCGTGATCGTTTCCGTCAAGCTATGACTAAGATTGGTCTGGATATGCCAACTTCTGCTGTTGCTCATAACATGGAAGAAGCTTGGGAAATTCAGTCTCAGGTTGGTTTTCCTACCGTTATCCGTCCATCATTTACTTTAGGTGGTTCTGGTGGTGGTATCGCTTATAACAAAGATGAATTTGAACAAATCTGTAAGTTTGGTCTAGAGCTTTCGCCAACGAAAGAGTTATTGATTGAAGAGTCAATTGAAGGTTGGAAAGAGTATGAAATGGAAGTGGTTCGTGACAAAAACGATAACGCTATCATTATTTGTTCTATTGAAAACTTAGACCCAATGGGTGTGCATACTGGTGATTCTATTACTGTTGCACCTGCTCAGACCTTAACGGATAAAGAATATCAAATTATGCGTAATGCCTCTTTGGCTGTTTTACGTGAAATTGGGGTAGAAACAGGTGGCTCTAACGTACAGTTCTCTATTCACCCTGAAACGGGTCGCATGATTATCATTGAGATGAACCCGCGTGTATCTCGTTCTTCGGCTCTTGCCTCTAAAGCGACAGGTTTTCCGATTGCTAAAATCGCTGCTAAATTAGCGGTTGGTTACACATTAGATGAGCTTTCAAATGACATTACTAACGGTGCAACACCTGCATCGTTTGAACCTACTATTGATTATGTTGTCACTAAGGTTCCTCGTTTTACATTTGAAAAATTCCCTCAAGCTCAAAATCGTTTATCTACACAGATGAAGTCTGTTGGTGAAGTGATGGCGATGGGTCGTAACTTCCAAGAGTCGATTCAAAAAGCACTACGTGGTTTAGAAACCGATAAATCTGGTTTTGATGAAGTTATGCCATTGGCGACTATGGAAGAGAAGGATATTAAAGACACCTTACGCCAAGAGTTGAGAAATCCTGGTGCGGATCGTCTTTGGTATGTAGCGGATGCGTTTCGTGCTGGTTGGGATTTAGAAGCGGTATTTGAAAGTTCTAAAATTGATCCATGGTTCTTAGCTCAAATAAAAGAGCTGATTGATATGGAAGATGACATTAAGCAACGTGGTCTTGATGCATTGGATGAAGTTTATCTTCGTAACTTGAAGCGTAAAGGTTTCTCTGATAATCGTCTTGCTAAGTTATTAAATACAGATGCAGCGTTTGTCCGTAAGTTCCGACACACCCTAAATATTCGACCTGTTTACAAGCGTGTTGATACTTGCGCGGCAGAATTTGAAACAACTACAGCCTATATGTACTCTACATACGATGAAGAGTGTGAAGCGAATCCAACTGATAAAGAAAAAATCATGATTTTGGGTGGTGGACCTAACCGTATTGGTCAGGGTATTGAGTTTGATTACTGTTGTGTACATGCCGCTATGGCGATGCATGATGATGGCTATGAAACGATTATGGTTAACTGTAACCCTGAAACAGTTTCAACTGACTACGATACTTCTGACCGTTTATACTTTGAGCCGTTAACACTAGAAGATGTGCTTGAAATTGTAGAAGTAGAGCAACCTAAGGGTGTAATTGTTCAGTATGGTGGTCAAACACCACTGAAGTTGGCAGAAGACTTAGAAGCGGCTGGTGTTCCAATTATTGGAACTTCTCCGGAATCAATTGATTTAGCTGAAGACCGTGAACGTTTCCAGAAAATCCTAAACGATAACGATTTACTTCAGCCACCAAACCGTACGGCAACCAATGCCGATGAAGCGGCTATTCTGGCAAAAGAGATTGGTTATCCACTGGTTGTTCGTCCGTCGTATGTATTAGGTGGTCGTGGCATGGAAATCGTTTATGACGAAGCTAATTTGATGCGCTATATGCAAGCAGCGATTGATGTTTCTAATGAATCTCCAGTATTACTAGATCGTTTCTTAGATGATGCCGTTGAGTTAGATGTTGATGCAATTTGTGACGGTGATCAGGTGGTTATCGGGGGCATTATGGAACACATTGAACAAGCGGGTATTCACTCTGGAGACTCTGCATGTTCATTACCTCCTTATAGTATTTCTGAAGATGTACAAGATCGTATCCGTGTTCAAGTTGAGAAGATGGCGCATGCTTTGGGTGTAGTTGGTCTTATGAACACTCAGTTTGCGGTGAAGGGTGATGATATTTATGTCCTTGAGGTGAATCCTCGTGCATCTCGTACCGTGCCGTTCGTTTCTAAAGCCATAGGTCACCCTCTAGCTAAAATTGCGGCACGTTGTATGGTGGGTCAGAAGTTGGCTGAACAAGGTTTTACTTCTGAAGTGAAACCAGTGAATTTCTCAGTTAAAGAAGCGGTATTCCCGTTCATTAAATTCTTAGGTGTAGATCCAATTTTAGGGCCAGAAATGAAGTCAACGGGTGAAGTAATGGGGGTTGGTAAAAACTTTGCTCAAGCTTACTCTAAAGCTTCTTTAGCGGCCGGTACGGTATTGCCAAGATCAGGTACGGCATTCTTGAGTGTTCGTAAAGCAGATCGTGTACAGGTTGTGGATTTAGCCAATCAGTTGATTGCTAAAGGTTTTAAGGTGGTTGCTACTCGCGGAACAGCGGCTTCATTAACTGAAGCGGGTGTGGCTTGTGAAATTGTAAATAAGGTAACTGAGGGTCGTCCAAATATTGTTGACTCAATTGTTAACGAAGAGATATCTTTGATTGTTAATACATCAGATGGTTCTGTGAGTATTCAAGATTCTTCAAGTATTCGTCGTGAAGCATTGATGCACAAGACTTGCTATACCACAACGATTGCCGGAGCATTTGCGATGGTTGCGGCTATGGATTATGTTGATGATCAACCTGTAACACGTTTACAAGATATTCACTAATTAACCATTTATTAAGCTAAACGCCAAAGTCTATAAAAATGGGCTTTGGCGTTTTACGTTTTAGTTCAAAGTAAAACGGTAAAATAAACATAGCCTTCGGGTTACACAGAATTAAGTTAAATAAAGGCAAGCGGTTATGGAAAAACATCCTATGACAAAAGAAGGTGCAGATGCACTTCAAGCTGAATTAAATAAACTCAAAAAAGAAGATCGCCCACGTATTACTAAAGCGATAGCAGATGCACGTGAGCATGGTGACTTAAAGGAAAATGCTGAATACCACGCTGCTCGTGAAGAACAAGGTTTAGTGGAAGCGCGAGTGAGTCAAATTGAAGGTGCATTATCACACGCTCAAATTATTGATGTCACTAAGTTAAATCCAGGTGGAAAAATTGTTTTTGGTGCTACTGTAGTGGTTGTAAATTTAGATACTGATGATGAGTTAACTTATAAAATTGTTGGTAATGAAGAGGCGGATGTT contains these protein-coding regions:
- the amrB gene encoding AmmeMemoRadiSam system protein B, whose translation is MTMSVRPPAVSGMFYPSGKQEISDFFAECENVSLVRHTHSDAIPRALILPHAGYNYSGCAAYEGYQYWQAAGEKIKTVVVIGPAHRVAFEGIATVGVEFLETPLGLAEVDNDIRDHLVTENLIDVSDQAHAAEHSIEVHLPFIQSMLPNAKILPLLDGMVSAEKVKQIIESLWDDSGVYFVISSDLSHFHSYDQAQALDKQTADLIESGDWQALNGNRACGYIGIQGLLKMQASHSLKLEQIKLINSGDTAGDKQRVVGYGCWSVFEQEIH
- the amrA gene encoding AmmeMemoRadiSam system protein A — translated: MNLLPEQVNTVFEIAKQAIEFGLNGQALDESTVALSAHSQLNEKIATFVTLNKKVELRGCIGSLQAHRTLAEDVFSNAYSAAFRDPRFKPLAEYELIDLDVEVSILTPPEPIEKCFTKSMLLDGLEPYKDGLIISDGVNRATFLPSVWEQLPDKEMFVNHLMRKAGIGFWSDKISCQRYYVKSYRREWKNI
- the carA gene encoding glutamine-hydrolyzing carbamoyl-phosphate synthase small subunit — encoded protein: MTQALLALEDGTLFWGTSLGAEGETTGEVVFNTSLTGYQEILTDPSYFKQIVTLTYPHIGNVGVNAEDEESPKIMAQGLVVKDCPVLMSNFRAEKSLPDYLKEQNVVAIADIDTRKLTRILRDKGAQSGVIVAGENIDADAAVAKAKAFSGLKGLDLAKEVTTAETYVWTEGSWELGKGHADCSANNDFHIVAYDYGVKRNILRMIADRGCKLTVVPAKTPAEEVLAMNPDGVFLSNGPGDPEPCDYAIEAIQKVLETDVPVFGICLGHQLLALASGAKTVKMKFGHHGANHPVQNLDSKKVMITSQNHGFAVDGDSLPANLKATHKSLFDGSLQGISRTDKSAFSFQGHPEASPGPHDVAPLFDQFIDNIKTAKNA
- the carB gene encoding carbamoyl-phosphate synthase large subunit; translation: MPKRSDIKSIMIIGAGPIIIGQACEFDYSGVQACKALKEEGYRVILVNSNPATIMTDPEMADATYIEPIEWKTVETIIAKERPDAILPTMGGQTALNCALDLNAQGVLAKYDVELIGANADAIDKAENRDRFRQAMTKIGLDMPTSAVAHNMEEAWEIQSQVGFPTVIRPSFTLGGSGGGIAYNKDEFEQICKFGLELSPTKELLIEESIEGWKEYEMEVVRDKNDNAIIICSIENLDPMGVHTGDSITVAPAQTLTDKEYQIMRNASLAVLREIGVETGGSNVQFSIHPETGRMIIIEMNPRVSRSSALASKATGFPIAKIAAKLAVGYTLDELSNDITNGATPASFEPTIDYVVTKVPRFTFEKFPQAQNRLSTQMKSVGEVMAMGRNFQESIQKALRGLETDKSGFDEVMPLATMEEKDIKDTLRQELRNPGADRLWYVADAFRAGWDLEAVFESSKIDPWFLAQIKELIDMEDDIKQRGLDALDEVYLRNLKRKGFSDNRLAKLLNTDAAFVRKFRHTLNIRPVYKRVDTCAAEFETTTAYMYSTYDEECEANPTDKEKIMILGGGPNRIGQGIEFDYCCVHAAMAMHDDGYETIMVNCNPETVSTDYDTSDRLYFEPLTLEDVLEIVEVEQPKGVIVQYGGQTPLKLAEDLEAAGVPIIGTSPESIDLAEDRERFQKILNDNDLLQPPNRTATNADEAAILAKEIGYPLVVRPSYVLGGRGMEIVYDEANLMRYMQAAIDVSNESPVLLDRFLDDAVELDVDAICDGDQVVIGGIMEHIEQAGIHSGDSACSLPPYSISEDVQDRIRVQVEKMAHALGVVGLMNTQFAVKGDDIYVLEVNPRASRTVPFVSKAIGHPLAKIAARCMVGQKLAEQGFTSEVKPVNFSVKEAVFPFIKFLGVDPILGPEMKSTGEVMGVGKNFAQAYSKASLAAGTVLPRSGTAFLSVRKADRVQVVDLANQLIAKGFKVVATRGTAASLTEAGVACEIVNKVTEGRPNIVDSIVNEEISLIVNTSDGSVSIQDSSSIRREALMHKTCYTTTIAGAFAMVAAMDYVDDQPVTRLQDIH
- the greA gene encoding transcription elongation factor GreA, translated to MEKHPMTKEGADALQAELNKLKKEDRPRITKAIADAREHGDLKENAEYHAAREEQGLVEARVSQIEGALSHAQIIDVTKLNPGGKIVFGATVVVVNLDTDDELTYKIVGNEEADVKLNKISVNSPIARALIGKEEGDEAIVQAPSGNIDYEIVEVQYI